In Capsicum annuum cultivar UCD-10X-F1 unplaced genomic scaffold, UCD10Xv1.1 ctg4480, whole genome shotgun sequence, a single genomic region encodes these proteins:
- the LOC107871633 gene encoding receptor-like protein Cf-9 encodes MSYRLFLLASFFLCQLAFSSSIPHLCNKDESISLVTFNKSLTIDPSASADCDYSGQPYYGKISSWNMSRDCCSWDGVICDEITGHVVELDLNCSQLVGNIDSNSSLFQLSRLQRLNHSRNTFSNSHISPLFGRLSSLTHLDLSYTSLSGQIPSEISHLSKLQSLHLLNYDIQLGPHNFKILLQNLTQLRLLDLRLVNISSTIPPKFSSHLTTLRLGDTDLYGIIPERIFHLSNLKELDLSYNDHPSGYFPTTKWNSTASIEELYLSQVDFSGSFLPESISYLTSLRYVMLNSCNLSGKIPKSLWDLTRLEHLDLKDNLLEGSIPLFTSGLQNLSYLRLLNNLLNGVIPSWKFSLPSLSKLDLKDNHFCGQLEDFSISLTNENNVNSTLPQSVESLGLSGCEIRELDFLRSAKQLSYLDLSNNKIQGRIPDFALSNWMNSMSNLNLSHNMLTSSNQIHLLPLLDIDLQSNFLQGPLPIPPPSVQLFFMSKNSLTGEIPSSFCNLTLLGSRIRIVRN; translated from the exons atgagttACAGACTATTTCTACTAGCATCGTTCTTTCTCTGTCAACTTGCTTTTTCTTCATCCATACCTCATTTGTGCAACAAAGATGAAAGCATTTCCCTTGTAACATTCAACAAATCGCTTACTATAGATCCGTCAGCATCTGCTGATTGTGATTATTCTGGTCAGCCATACTATGGAAAAATAAGTTCATGGAATATGAGCAGAGATTGCTGCTCGTGGGATGGAGTGATATGTGATGAGATAACTGGACATGTTGTTGAACTTGATCTCAATTGCAGCCAGCTTGTAGGGAACATCGACTCGAATAGCAGCCTTTTCCAACTCTCTCGTCTCCAAAGGCTCAATCATTCTAGGAACACATTCTCTAACTCACATATTTCTCCTTTATTTGGCAGGCTTTCGAGTTTGACACATCTTGATCTTTCCTACACGTCTTTATCTGGTCAAATTCCTTCGGAAATATCTCATCTTTCCAAGTTACAGTCTCTTCATTTACTAAACTACGATATACAACTTGGACCTCACAATTTTAAAATTCTCCTTCAGAATTTGACTCAATTAAGACTGCTTGATCTTAGATTAGTAAACATCTCTTCCACCATCCCTCcaaaattttcttctcatttaacGACTTTGAGACTGGGAGATACAGATTTGTACGGGATAATACCTGAGAGGATTTTTCACTTGTCGAACTTGAAAGAACTTGACTTATCCTACAATGATCATCCCAGTGGTTATTTTCCGACGACAAAATGGAATAGCACGGCATCTATCGAGGAGTTATATCTCTCTCAAGTGGATTTTTCTGGTAGTTTCCTGCCTGAATCTATTAGCTATCTAACTTCCTTGCGTTACGTGATGCTTAATTCTTGCAATCTATCGGGGAAAATTCCAAAATCTCTTTGGGATCTCACCCGTTTAGAGCATCTGGACCTTAAAGATAACCTACTTGAAGGATCAATTCCTCTATTTACAAGTGGACTGCAGAATCTATCTTACCTTCGGTTATTGAATAACTTGCTAAATGGAGTGATACCATCCTGGAAATTCTCCCTGCCATCACTGAGTAAACTTGACTTGAAGGATAACCACTTTTGCGGTCAACTTGAGGATTTCAG TATTTCGCTGACCAATGAGAACAATGTCAATTCTACCTTGCCTCAATCTGTTGAATCGTTGGGGTTGTCCGGTTGTGAAATAAGAGAACTGGATTTTTTGAGATCAGCAAAGCAGCTTTCGTACTTGGATCTTTCAAATAACAAGATTCAAGGAAGAATTCCTGATTTTGCATTGTCTAATTGGATGAATTCCATGTCAAATCTTAATCTATCCCACAACATGTTGACAAGTAGTAACCagattcatcttcttcctcttcttgatATTGATTTGCAGTCCAATTTTCTTCAAGGGCCGCTACCAATTCCACCGCCCTCTGTGCAATTGTTCTTCATGTCAAAAAATAGTCTCACTGGGGAGATCCCTTCTTCTTTTTGCAATTTGACATTGTTAGGATCGAGAATCCGGATAGTGCGGAATTAA